The segment GAGCGACCTCGACGTCTATGCCTATGCGCGCGAGCACGGGATGCTCACGTAACTCATCACGGACCCGCCAGCGCGAGATGGGCACGTGCAGATGAAGTTCCATCACGCCAGAACGCCGGCGTCTGCCTTCAAACGCCAACGCTCCGCTCGCCAAGAAGGCGACGCTGCACGCTGGAAGCGCACTCACTGGCGGCGACCTTTTTTAGCCGTGCACGCTGCGCATGCCAACCCCCGCGCCTTTGTGCTTCCGCAGCATGAATTGTCCGTTCATGCATCCTGGCCGGTCAGACACGCGAAGGGCCGGCGATGCCGGCCCTTGCGGTGCTTGAAATGGTGCCCCCGATACGATTCGAACGTACGACCTGTCCCTTAGGAGGGGACCGCTCTATCCAACTGAGCTACGGGGGCAGCGCCGCGAATTCTGGCATGGATCGGCGGCCAAGGCGATCCGTGGCGGGGGGCCTGCTAGAATGACCGTTTTCATCCCGGCGCCTTTCTTCGCGCCACGGTCTGGAGTCAAGCATGTCCCACGAAATCCTCACCGCACTTGGTCTCGGCGCCTCCCAGTCGGGTACGTACCTGGGTAATGGCGAGTGGTCCAAGACCACTGACGCCGGCACGCTGCAACTGGTCAACCCGGCTACCGGCGACGTGATCGCCAGCGTGCATGCCTCCAGTGCCGCCGACTACGAGACCATCGTCAAGCGCGCGCAGGAAGCGTTCAAGGTGTGGCGCACCACTCCGGCGCCGCGCCGTGGCGAGGCGATCCGCCTGTGCGGTGAAGCGCTGCGCAAGCACAAGGACGCGCTGGGTTCGCTGGTCGCGCTGGAAATGGGCAAGATCAAGCCCGAAGGCGACGGCGAAGTGCAGGAGATGATTGACATCGCCGACTTCGCGGTGGGCCAGAGCCGCATGCTCTACGGCTACACCATGCACTCGGAGCGTCCGGGCCATCGCATGTACGAGCAGTACCAGCCGCTGGGCCTGGTCGGCATCATCAGCGCATTCAACTTCCCGGTGGCGGTGTGGGCGTGGAACGCCTTCCTCGCTGGCATCTGCGGCGACATCTGCATCTGGAAGCCCTCGCCGAAGACGCCGCTGTCGGCCATCGCCACGATGAAGATCTGCAACGAAGCGCTGAAGGAAGCCGGCTTCCCGGACATCTTCTTCCTGTTCAACGACGCCGGCGTCGAGCTGTCGCAGTCGTTCGTCGACGATCATCGCATTCCGCTGATCAGCTTCACCGGTTCCACCAAGGTGGGGCGTCACGTGGGCGAACGCGTCGCCAAGCGCATGGGCCGTTCGCTGCTGGAGCTCGGCGGCAACAACGCCATCATCCTGGACGAAAGCGCGGACCTGAAGCTGGCCATCCCCGCCATCGTGTTCGGTGCTGTCGGCACCGCCGGCCAGCGTTGCACCACCACGCGCCGCCTGTTCGTGCATGAATCCATCATCGACGACGTGACCGCCAAGCTGGTCACCGCGTACAAGCAGGTGGAAGGCAAGATCGGCGATC is part of the Dyella jiangningensis genome and harbors:
- the amaB gene encoding L-piperidine-6-carboxylate dehydrogenase, producing MSHEILTALGLGASQSGTYLGNGEWSKTTDAGTLQLVNPATGDVIASVHASSAADYETIVKRAQEAFKVWRTTPAPRRGEAIRLCGEALRKHKDALGSLVALEMGKIKPEGDGEVQEMIDIADFAVGQSRMLYGYTMHSERPGHRMYEQYQPLGLVGIISAFNFPVAVWAWNAFLAGICGDICIWKPSPKTPLSAIATMKICNEALKEAGFPDIFFLFNDAGVELSQSFVDDHRIPLISFTGSTKVGRHVGERVAKRMGRSLLELGGNNAIILDESADLKLAIPAIVFGAVGTAGQRCTTTRRLFVHESIIDDVTAKLVTAYKQVEGKIGDPTLATTLMGPLNSKEAVQAYLAAVEKAKATGGKVLTGGAALTDRKGNFVLPTIVSGVKNGDEVVQTETFAPILYVMPFKTLDEAIELQNSVPQGLSSAIFTQNLKSAEQYLSAAGSDCGIANVNIGTSGAEIGGAFGGEKETGGGRESGSDAWKVYMRRQTNTINYSNSLPLAQGIKFDL